A part of Prolixibacteraceae bacterium genomic DNA contains:
- a CDS encoding GLPGLI family protein yields MKELLFFLILLFVGNVYSQTVEGGDLNELGFDVIEKEIIDTAKVDIFYTLDFRLDPKKPEKMKHAQTFLQIGKHSRCFKDYNEFLSDSVNDDCAKKSLSAMEGMMKLMSVMKRRKYQKTILFGVEEGQLVKRHDIYPSIYEYRDSIPLFDWIITERDSTILNYKCKMATCHYRGRDYEAWFAEGISMPYGPDVFGGLPGLIMDVHDTQYHYHFQLNGLYPVDHLQLIYATNDEKVIASTRSRTRKIYEHTRKFPAEAMKQAFPDDELTADDIANIKPKPYNPMELE; encoded by the coding sequence ATGAAAGAACTCCTATTTTTCCTTATTCTCCTTTTTGTTGGTAATGTTTATTCCCAGACTGTTGAAGGGGGGGATTTGAATGAACTTGGTTTTGACGTGATCGAGAAAGAGATCATTGATACGGCAAAGGTTGATATCTTCTATACGTTAGATTTTCGTTTAGATCCTAAGAAACCAGAGAAAATGAAACATGCGCAGACTTTCTTGCAGATAGGTAAACACTCGCGATGTTTTAAAGATTACAATGAATTCCTTTCTGATTCGGTGAATGATGATTGTGCTAAAAAATCACTTAGTGCGATGGAGGGGATGATGAAATTGATGTCTGTGATGAAAAGACGCAAGTATCAAAAGACTATTTTGTTTGGTGTTGAAGAAGGGCAGTTGGTGAAGCGTCATGATATATATCCTTCCATCTATGAATATCGGGATAGTATTCCTTTGTTTGATTGGATTATCACCGAAAGAGATAGTACGATTCTGAATTACAAATGTAAGATGGCAACGTGTCATTATCGTGGACGCGACTATGAGGCATGGTTTGCTGAGGGTATCTCTATGCCCTATGGTCCAGATGTTTTTGGAGGATTACCAGGTTTAATAATGGATGTTCATGACACCCAATATCATTATCACTTCCAATTGAATGGATTATATCCTGTGGACCATCTTCAATTAATTTATGCAACGAATGATGAGAAAGTGATTGCCTCTACAAGATCGCGAACAAGAAAGATATATGAGCATACAAGAAAGTTTCCAGCAGAAGCAATGAAGCAAGCTTTCCCTGATGATGAATTGACAGCTGATGATATTGCTAATATTAAGCCGAAGCCTTACAATCCAATGGAATTAGAGTAG
- a CDS encoding 1-acyl-sn-glycerol-3-phosphate acyltransferase, with translation MDLNKKYEEIRPYRDHEIKEVVATLLKDDSFHHVFEKLFPNKQEREMFLDIFASIETVIDFQYKIIRPLVDRVADMSTDGVQFLGKENFDYKKCHVFISNHRDIVLDPAFLNVGAIKQDIRATEIAIGSNLLIYDWITHLVKMNRSFVVKRDIPVKQMLAASENLSGYIRSNITERDQSVWIAQKEGRTKNGIDRTQVALLKMLNISNNHSSTRQGFIDLDIVPMSLSYEIEPCGGLKVLELLRKKYEPDYKKQPGEDLQSMGTGIIAPKGRVVFQFSEPINPTLLATEEVKNKNKQLKVVADILDQAIISNYKLWPFNFIAFDRVNNTDRFSNEYTSEDIEKFDKLTEESLSIIDFKQDEALQLWLEMYANPVQSKIEFNCL, from the coding sequence ATGGATTTAAATAAAAAATACGAAGAGATAAGACCCTATAGAGACCATGAGATTAAAGAAGTTGTTGCTACACTATTAAAAGACGACTCTTTCCATCATGTATTCGAAAAACTATTCCCGAACAAACAAGAACGAGAAATGTTCCTAGACATTTTCGCCTCAATAGAAACGGTAATTGACTTTCAATATAAAATTATCCGCCCCCTTGTTGATCGCGTTGCAGACATGTCTACTGACGGAGTTCAGTTTTTAGGAAAAGAGAACTTTGACTACAAAAAATGTCATGTGTTTATTTCGAATCATCGTGATATTGTACTTGACCCTGCCTTCCTTAATGTAGGAGCTATTAAACAAGACATTAGAGCGACTGAGATTGCAATAGGAAGTAATCTTCTTATTTACGATTGGATTACACATCTCGTGAAAATGAATCGTAGCTTTGTAGTAAAAAGAGATATTCCGGTAAAACAGATGCTTGCAGCCTCTGAAAACTTATCTGGATACATCCGTTCCAATATCACAGAAAGAGATCAATCTGTTTGGATCGCTCAAAAAGAGGGGCGGACTAAAAACGGGATCGATAGAACACAAGTCGCATTACTTAAAATGCTTAATATAAGCAATAACCACAGTTCAACCCGACAAGGATTTATCGATCTTGATATCGTTCCGATGTCTCTATCCTATGAGATTGAACCATGTGGAGGCCTTAAAGTACTAGAACTTCTTCGCAAAAAGTATGAACCAGACTACAAAAAACAGCCTGGTGAAGATTTGCAAAGTATGGGGACTGGTATCATAGCACCCAAAGGAAGAGTTGTCTTTCAATTTAGTGAGCCTATCAATCCAACACTTCTAGCAACAGAAGAGGTGAAAAATAAGAATAAACAACTAAAAGTTGTTGCCGATATTCTTGACCAAGCAATTATATCCAACTACAAACTGTGGCCATTTAACTTCATCGCATTCGATCGTGTTAATAATACAGATCGTTTTAGTAATGAATACACATCTGAAGATATCGAAAAATTCGATAAACTAACCGAGGAGAGTTTATCTATCATCGATTTCAAACAAGATGAAGCACTACAGTTGTGGCTTGAAATGTATGCCAATCCTGTACAAAGCAAGATTGAATTCAACTGCTTGTAG
- a CDS encoding DUF3575 domain-containing protein, with the protein MKKIILLLAITMASLNTKAQGTGTEDLFKINLTLKPGFGVEKKIGDKSTMDLSLKTYWSIEDTEAYIRPSIYLGYRYYYNILMRESKGKDTKGNSASFVTAEIGYIHKNITSNKYWNDINPYGIDCNIMWGIRRTFNWFYLEGQIGVGKTWWHDKQYEHAGTKAIDWRGDIIIGFLL; encoded by the coding sequence ATGAAAAAAATCATTCTACTACTAGCAATTACGATGGCTAGTCTAAACACAAAAGCACAAGGAACAGGAACGGAAGACCTTTTCAAAATTAACCTGACATTAAAACCAGGTTTTGGTGTAGAGAAGAAGATCGGGGACAAAAGCACAATGGATCTGTCACTCAAAACCTACTGGTCAATAGAAGATACCGAAGCATATATTAGACCATCTATCTATCTGGGGTATCGCTATTACTACAATATTCTGATGAGAGAAAGTAAAGGGAAAGACACAAAAGGTAATAGCGCAAGTTTTGTAACTGCTGAAATAGGATATATTCATAAAAACATTACCAGCAATAAATACTGGAATGATATTAATCCTTATGGGATAGATTGTAATATAATGTGGGGAATACGTAGAACATTTAACTGGTTCTACCTGGAAGGACAAATCGGAGTTGGTAAAACCTGGTGGCATGACAAACAATATGAACATGCAGGAACAAAAGCTATCGACTGGAGAGGAGATATCATTATTGGATTTCTTCTTTAA
- a CDS encoding helix-hairpin-helix domain-containing protein, producing the protein MKVYYFYILQFTLLLHTATLSSQPSINESSFQDTYNLYASFHLEEPFNSETNPLSLTSLQKWYFNPISINQANRETLLQIPLFNAMDIQTLLDYRQKHGYIYTINELEVLLHLDPLTSDLLSFLISFHLPNAKKSPRKLKGYSAVTLSNKKRSNKVSFEGFDKYKKQERLYIEKGKWSLKAIGESDYGETKIFHDHLSATLQYKGQKTQWIIGDFKPNYGQGVSFSTSSFFSSNTPDGIINNVNKIQSHALAEENNFFRGIAITQKVGAFKLIGYYSQKSRDAYIRDKDTEPFFSSTSSDGIHISQSQIAKHNALEEKAKGAALEYSNKNVKIIGYYHNGSYSVPLKKLNAITSEYLPSIDNFNIYGAAYHIYLKKFHLFGEVAWDPYQQIGQIHGIYGAILPHLHTTIGYRSYPITFYAPYGNAYAVHSSCKNEKGPFIINNFEMSRKFKIQNTLSYFNEIRPIDLQDQENKNSMKITTTINYLKSSSTSLQLKHQWKSYHRSYKRNHRAYPYSYTYQNIRIKGSKEISSKCTINTEFQWTTLQKDELSEQGLLGRIYAKILLFPKSTTYIQAALFDTDSFQSRLFTYEQDLRYNFSCPSYYGKGQHFFILERLELTPWCQISTKIAWTEFTKTKKLNQNKTIEEKEKINSYSLMLMLKL; encoded by the coding sequence AAGATACGTATAACCTCTATGCTTCATTCCATTTAGAAGAACCCTTTAACTCTGAGACCAACCCTCTCTCTTTAACCTCACTTCAAAAATGGTACTTTAATCCGATATCAATAAACCAAGCAAATAGAGAGACTTTACTACAGATCCCTCTGTTTAACGCCATGGACATACAAACATTATTAGATTACCGACAAAAGCACGGATACATCTACACAATAAATGAACTAGAGGTTCTTCTACACCTTGACCCCCTTACATCAGATCTTCTATCTTTTCTTATCTCTTTCCACTTACCTAATGCAAAAAAAAGCCCACGCAAACTCAAAGGTTATAGTGCAGTTACTCTCTCAAATAAAAAAAGATCGAATAAAGTCAGCTTTGAGGGGTTCGACAAATACAAGAAACAAGAGAGGCTATATATTGAAAAAGGAAAATGGAGTCTAAAGGCTATAGGAGAGTCTGACTATGGGGAGACTAAAATATTCCATGACCACCTGAGTGCAACATTACAGTATAAGGGACAGAAAACACAATGGATCATTGGTGATTTCAAGCCAAACTATGGACAGGGTGTCTCCTTCTCCACCTCCTCTTTTTTCTCTAGTAACACCCCCGATGGTATTATTAACAATGTGAATAAAATTCAGAGCCATGCACTTGCTGAAGAGAACAACTTCTTTCGTGGTATCGCCATAACACAGAAAGTAGGAGCATTTAAACTGATAGGATACTACTCCCAAAAATCGCGAGATGCATATATAAGAGATAAAGACACAGAACCGTTCTTCTCATCCACATCTAGTGATGGGATTCATATATCCCAATCCCAAATAGCCAAACATAATGCATTAGAAGAAAAAGCAAAGGGGGCTGCACTTGAGTATAGCAATAAAAACGTCAAAATCATTGGATACTACCATAATGGATCATATAGTGTCCCTCTAAAAAAATTAAATGCAATCACTTCAGAATATCTACCCTCTATTGATAATTTCAACATCTATGGTGCAGCATACCATATCTATCTAAAGAAGTTCCATCTATTTGGTGAAGTTGCTTGGGACCCATACCAACAAATAGGTCAGATACATGGTATCTATGGTGCCATCCTCCCACACTTACACACAACCATCGGTTATCGCTCTTATCCCATCACCTTCTACGCACCCTATGGAAATGCTTATGCCGTTCATAGTAGTTGTAAAAACGAAAAAGGACCGTTTATCATTAATAACTTTGAGATGTCTCGGAAGTTTAAAATCCAAAACACCCTCTCCTACTTTAATGAAATACGCCCCATAGACCTTCAAGATCAAGAAAATAAAAACTCCATGAAGATTACCACGACCATCAACTATCTAAAGTCAAGTTCCACCTCTCTGCAACTTAAACATCAATGGAAATCATATCATCGATCATACAAGAGAAACCATAGGGCATATCCTTATAGCTACACCTACCAAAACATCCGTATTAAAGGCTCTAAAGAAATATCCTCCAAATGTACAATCAATACAGAGTTCCAATGGACCACTCTTCAAAAAGACGAACTATCTGAGCAGGGCCTATTAGGCAGGATATATGCAAAGATCCTACTGTTTCCCAAAAGCACAACATATATTCAAGCGGCACTCTTTGACACCGACTCTTTTCAATCACGATTATTTACATATGAACAAGATCTTCGATACAACTTTAGCTGCCCATCATATTATGGTAAAGGGCAACACTTCTTTATTCTTGAGAGACTCGAATTAACGCCTTGGTGTCAAATATCAACAAAAATTGCGTGGACTGAGTTTACTAAAACAAAGAAGCTAAACCAAAATAAAACCATAGAGGAAAAAGAGAAGATTAATAGTTATAGCCTAATGCTTATGCTAAAGCTATAA
- a CDS encoding GLPGLI family protein, which produces MKLFILFYLLIFVTFGGYSQSIKGRDFGNLTFKIVEKHIVDTAKVNIFYTLDFRLDPKKPEKMKHAQTFLQIGKHSRCFKDYNDFLSDSINDDCATNSINSSSGIIQLMNVGRKIKYYEMVMHGYLDGKLLRRQKGVLVQRYEFEDSIPLFDWIITERDSTILNYKCKMATCHYRGRDYEAWFAEGISMPYGPDVFGGLPGLIMDIHDTQDHYHFKLNGLYTLNHTQLIYKKISNKVIPSSRKKARKVYKYSREFPAQAIEHAFPNPNRSLEAMAKLKPKPYNPMELE; this is translated from the coding sequence ATGAAACTATTCATTTTATTTTACTTGTTGATCTTTGTTACATTTGGTGGTTACAGCCAAAGTATTAAAGGACGTGATTTCGGTAATCTGACTTTTAAAATAGTCGAGAAACATATAGTTGATACAGCTAAAGTTAATATATTTTACACGTTAGATTTTCGTTTAGATCCTAAGAAACCAGAGAAAATGAAACATGCGCAGACTTTCTTGCAGATAGGTAAACACTCGCGATGTTTTAAAGATTACAATGATTTTTTATCAGATTCCATTAACGATGATTGTGCTACGAATTCAATTAATTCGTCAAGTGGAATAATTCAACTTATGAATGTTGGGCGGAAAATCAAGTATTACGAGATGGTTATGCATGGCTATTTAGATGGTAAATTACTAAGACGCCAAAAGGGGGTTCTTGTACAGAGATATGAATTTGAGGATAGTATTCCTTTGTTTGATTGGATTATAACCGAAAGAGATAGTACGATTCTGAATTACAAATGTAAGATGGCAACGTGTCATTATCGGGGACGCGACTATGAGGCATGGTTTGCAGAGGGTATCTCTATGCCTTATGGTCCAGATGTTTTTGGTGGATTGCCAGGTTTAATCATGGATATTCATGATACTCAGGATCATTATCATTTCAAATTAAATGGGCTTTATACACTGAATCATACCCAATTGATATATAAAAAGATAAGTAATAAAGTCATTCCATCTTCGAGAAAGAAGGCACGAAAGGTGTATAAGTATAGCCGGGAGTTTCCTGCACAAGCGATTGAACATGCTTTTCCAAACCCGAATAGATCTTTAGAAGCAATGGCTAAATTAAAACCCAAGCCCTATAATCCAATGGAATTAGAATAA
- a CDS encoding pyridoxal phosphate-dependent aminotransferase, with protein MPEISIRGKQLPESSIRKLVPFADAAKDKGVHVFHLNIGQPDIKTPAHAIERIKNFDFELIPYGNSAGNLSYRTKLAKYYQSHNLDVDSNNILVTTGGSEAISFAFKACFNPGDEIIIPEPFYANYLSFAQESDIVIKTITSTIEDGFKLPSIDKFKEIITEKTKGIFICNPSNPTGYLYNKEELQALAQIVKEYDLYLLSDEVYNEFVYDGRKHCSVLSLKDIKENVIMIDSVSKHFSACGVRIGSLVSHNKRVISTILKFAMARLCPPMLGQEVAEAAFDSPPEYIQEVYKEYLKRRDYCIDRLNKMEGVYSPMPQGAFYSIVKLPIDHCDKFCQWLLESFSYRKQTIMLAPATGFYKTEGAGIDQVRIAYVLKTEDLEKALDCLEEALKVYPGRTNK; from the coding sequence ATGCCAGAAATATCAATTCGAGGAAAGCAACTACCAGAATCTTCCATTCGTAAGTTGGTACCTTTTGCTGACGCGGCAAAAGACAAAGGAGTACATGTATTCCATCTTAATATTGGACAACCAGATATTAAGACGCCAGCCCACGCCATAGAAAGAATCAAAAATTTTGATTTTGAACTGATTCCCTACGGCAACTCCGCCGGTAACCTTTCTTATCGAACCAAACTGGCCAAATACTACCAATCACATAATCTAGACGTAGATTCTAATAATATTCTTGTCACCACAGGAGGTTCCGAAGCAATAAGCTTTGCTTTCAAAGCATGCTTTAATCCTGGAGATGAAATCATCATCCCTGAACCATTCTATGCAAACTACTTATCGTTTGCCCAAGAGTCGGACATCGTGATTAAAACCATCACCTCTACCATTGAAGATGGGTTTAAACTTCCATCTATTGATAAGTTTAAAGAGATTATTACAGAGAAGACCAAAGGCATTTTCATCTGTAACCCAAGTAATCCTACAGGCTACCTCTACAACAAAGAGGAGTTACAGGCTTTAGCTCAGATCGTAAAAGAGTATGACCTCTACCTGCTATCGGATGAAGTGTACAACGAGTTTGTATACGATGGTCGCAAACACTGTTCAGTACTATCATTAAAAGACATTAAGGAGAATGTTATCATGATAGACTCCGTCTCAAAACACTTCAGTGCTTGCGGAGTGCGTATTGGATCTTTAGTATCACACAATAAGAGAGTAATATCAACGATTCTTAAGTTTGCCATGGCACGCCTATGTCCACCCATGCTTGGACAAGAAGTTGCAGAAGCCGCTTTCGATTCGCCCCCTGAATATATACAGGAAGTATACAAAGAGTATCTCAAGAGACGAGACTACTGTATCGATCGTCTTAATAAAATGGAAGGAGTCTACTCACCCATGCCACAAGGTGCATTCTACTCAATAGTCAAACTACCTATAGACCATTGCGATAAGTTCTGTCAATGGCTACTAGAGTCTTTCTCCTACCGAAAGCAAACTATCATGCTAGCTCCTGCAACTGGTTTCTATAAGACTGAAGGGGCAGGCATCGACCAAGTACGTATAGCCTACGTACTAAAGACCGAAGACCTAGAAAAAGCATTAGACTGCCTCGAAGAAGCACTAAAAGTCTATCCAGGACGTACCAACAAGTAG
- a CDS encoding menaquinone biosynthesis decarboxylase codes for MAFKELTEFVDQLDREGELIRVKEKVSPDMEITEIVDRFSKSDRGGKALLFENNGTEFPVLINAMGSTKRISMALGCFTLDQVGERIDHVFSELTSPKLSWFDKFKMIPTLKGIASWMPQRSKGRGKCQEVVLKGEDVDLSKLPILRCWPADGGPFITLPCVVTEDPDTKIRNVGMYRMQVLDNKTTGMHWHKHKTGARHYNRHKELGTKMPVSVVLGGDPSLIFSATAPLPDNIDEYLLAGFLRDEAVDLVKCVTNDLYVPSNADIIIEGYVDPEEELVWEGPFGDHTGFYSLADWYPRFHVTCITYKNRAIYPATIVGIPPMEDAYIQRASERIFLAPMKLVMVPEIIDMDLPPAGVAHNITLAQIDKTFAGQANKVAYSMWGAGQMMFNKVLVVTNGEKANVHSYRRIARIISKNVNVARDVFFSKGPMDVLDHSSNAFAYGSKMGVDATEKLPEEKGGVDENVIEGKPIHFVAPLSQPSYIESFDGSLWEDGISILIISVNKDASFDIKEASRYITEEKAFAPAKFIVVVDNGVDITDYDFVSWYCSGNIDPLRDCKIYDPFFPNGPSRMIIDGTRKTETNDGFQRLWPNPVVSDDEMIEQVDTRWEQLGLGSFISSPSKRYKSLQRGTGAVAEDIE; via the coding sequence ATGGCCTTTAAAGAATTAACTGAATTTGTAGATCAATTAGATCGAGAGGGAGAACTGATACGAGTCAAGGAGAAAGTCTCCCCTGACATGGAAATTACCGAAATTGTCGACCGTTTTTCTAAAAGCGATCGTGGTGGTAAGGCACTATTGTTCGAAAACAATGGAACCGAATTCCCTGTTTTAATCAATGCTATGGGATCTACAAAAAGAATATCTATGGCCTTAGGGTGTTTTACTCTCGACCAAGTAGGTGAGCGTATCGACCACGTCTTCTCCGAACTAACATCACCGAAACTGAGTTGGTTCGATAAGTTTAAAATGATTCCAACATTAAAAGGAATCGCATCTTGGATGCCCCAAAGATCTAAAGGCCGTGGGAAATGTCAAGAGGTGGTTCTTAAAGGAGAGGATGTCGATCTATCTAAGCTGCCAATATTAAGATGTTGGCCTGCCGATGGGGGACCTTTCATTACCCTTCCTTGTGTGGTAACGGAGGATCCTGACACAAAAATTCGAAATGTAGGAATGTATCGTATGCAGGTTTTAGACAATAAAACCACTGGAATGCACTGGCATAAGCATAAAACGGGAGCTCGACATTATAATCGACATAAAGAACTAGGCACCAAGATGCCCGTTTCTGTTGTCCTTGGTGGCGACCCTTCTCTAATATTTTCTGCCACTGCTCCGCTTCCAGATAATATCGATGAGTATCTACTTGCTGGATTCCTTCGCGACGAAGCCGTCGACTTGGTTAAGTGTGTTACCAACGACCTCTATGTCCCATCGAATGCCGATATTATTATCGAAGGATATGTCGATCCCGAAGAGGAGTTAGTATGGGAAGGTCCATTTGGTGATCACACTGGATTCTACTCTCTAGCCGATTGGTATCCTCGATTCCATGTGACATGTATTACATACAAAAATAGAGCCATCTATCCTGCCACCATCGTAGGTATTCCACCGATGGAAGATGCATATATTCAACGTGCTTCAGAACGTATTTTCTTAGCCCCGATGAAATTGGTGATGGTGCCAGAGATTATCGATATGGATCTACCTCCTGCAGGAGTAGCCCACAATATTACCCTGGCACAGATAGACAAAACCTTTGCTGGACAAGCCAATAAGGTAGCCTATAGTATGTGGGGAGCTGGACAGATGATGTTCAACAAAGTTCTTGTGGTCACCAATGGTGAAAAAGCCAATGTACATAGCTATCGTCGTATTGCAAGAATCATCTCGAAGAATGTGAACGTCGCTCGTGATGTCTTCTTCTCTAAGGGACCAATGGATGTGCTAGACCACTCTTCTAACGCTTTTGCATATGGCTCTAAAATGGGGGTGGATGCCACCGAAAAACTACCTGAAGAGAAGGGGGGAGTAGATGAAAATGTCATCGAAGGCAAACCGATACACTTTGTTGCACCACTCTCTCAACCTAGTTACATTGAGTCGTTCGATGGATCACTTTGGGAAGATGGTATCTCAATATTGATTATCTCGGTCAATAAAGATGCCTCTTTCGATATAAAAGAGGCGAGCAGATATATTACAGAAGAGAAAGCATTTGCACCTGCTAAATTTATAGTAGTGGTCGATAATGGAGTCGATATCACAGACTATGATTTTGTGAGTTGGTACTGCTCTGGAAATATCGATCCACTAAGAGACTGTAAGATATATGACCCGTTCTTTCCGAACGGTCCAAGCCGTATGATTATTGACGGAACACGTAAGACAGAGACCAACGATGGTTTCCAACGATTGTGGCCAAATCCTGTTGTCTCTGATGATGAGATGATCGAGCAGGTAGACACAAGATGGGAACAACTAGGTCTTGGATCTTTTATCTCCTCACCATCAAAAAGATATAAATCACTTCAACGTGGTACAGGTGCAGTAGCCGAAGATATTGAATAA
- a CDS encoding isochorismatase family protein: MRITRENSVALIIDLQEKLVPVMRNKKEVIKNNQIVISGLKELGVPTIFSQQYPKGLGETIEEIKSLVEDFISFDKADFSCYGHEMCKSFLHANEAKNVIITGIESHICVLQTALDLKDAGYNPIVVVDAVDSRKKSDKKVALRRFESEGITLTTYESILFELAGSAKAPAFKAISKLIK; the protein is encoded by the coding sequence ATGAGAATCACAAGAGAAAACAGCGTTGCGTTGATCATCGATCTACAGGAGAAATTGGTTCCTGTAATGCGTAACAAGAAGGAGGTCATTAAGAATAATCAGATTGTTATCTCTGGGTTGAAGGAGCTTGGAGTGCCTACGATCTTTTCACAGCAGTATCCGAAGGGATTGGGAGAGACCATAGAAGAAATTAAGTCGTTGGTGGAAGATTTCATCTCATTTGACAAGGCTGACTTTAGTTGTTATGGTCACGAGATGTGTAAAAGTTTCTTGCATGCCAACGAAGCGAAGAATGTGATTATCACAGGTATTGAATCACATATTTGTGTATTACAGACGGCACTTGATTTGAAAGATGCTGGATACAATCCGATTGTGGTGGTGGATGCAGTAGACTCACGTAAGAAGTCGGATAAGAAGGTGGCTTTACGTCGTTTCGAATCAGAAGGAATTACATTGACAACTTATGAATCAATCCTATTTGAATTGGCAGGATCGGCAAAAGCACCTGCTTTTAAAGCGATCTCTAAGTTGATTAAATAG
- a CDS encoding SIS domain-containing protein has protein sequence MKNIIADLLQREAQAVLNIPQDNDFEKAIEIIELHVQKKGGKLVTSGMGKAGQIALNISTTFCSTGTPSIFLHPSEAQHGDLGVIQPNDVLLLISNSGRTSEIVKLVHLAENLYPGLPLIVITSKGDSELANIADIVLLTGDPKELCPLGLTPSTSTTTMTVIGDILVNLTMKKIEFTNEQYAKRHHGGYLGEKSKRQAKNN, from the coding sequence GTGAAAAATATTATCGCAGATTTACTACAACGTGAAGCACAGGCTGTATTAAATATTCCACAGGACAATGATTTCGAGAAAGCTATTGAGATTATAGAGCTACACGTCCAGAAAAAAGGCGGAAAGTTAGTAACAAGTGGAATGGGTAAAGCAGGTCAAATTGCTTTAAACATCTCAACGACTTTCTGTTCGACAGGAACACCATCGATCTTTCTTCACCCTAGTGAAGCACAACATGGAGATCTTGGAGTGATTCAACCTAATGATGTGTTGCTATTGATTTCCAACTCTGGACGAACGAGTGAGATTGTCAAGTTGGTGCACCTAGCAGAAAATCTATACCCAGGATTGCCACTAATTGTGATCACTTCAAAGGGAGATAGCGAACTTGCAAATATTGCTGATATTGTTCTTCTTACAGGAGACCCAAAGGAGTTGTGTCCATTAGGATTAACCCCTAGTACCTCCACAACTACCATGACTGTGATCGGGGATATTCTAGTGAATTTGACCATGAAAAAGATCGAATTTACCAATGAGCAATATGCCAAAAGACACCATGGTGGCTATTTAGGAGAGAAGTCGAAAAGACAGGCGAAAAATAACTGA
- the ald gene encoding alanine dehydrogenase, with product MIIGVPKEIKNNENRVSLTPAGAAEMIKYGHTVYVQHTAGMGSGFEDEEYEKAGATILPTIEEVYGIAEMIIKVKEPIEPEYALIKEGQLVYTYFHFASCEPLTHAMIQQKGVCLAYETVELEDRSLPLLVPMSEVAGRMSIQEGAKYLEKLFGGRGVLMGGVAGVPPAKVLVIGGGIVGTEAAKMAAGLGADVTIMDVNLKRLRYLDDVMPANVKTMMSNEYNIREMAKTHDVIVGAVLIPGAVAPNLITRDMLPTMQAGTVLVDVAIDQGGCIETTRPTTHDNPVFEIDGVIHYSVANMPGAVPRTSTLALTNATLPYAIKLANKGWKQACKEDKALKLGLNVVDGKVVYQGVADAFDLPMYDVEEFLNEEMVLN from the coding sequence ATGATTATAGGAGTTCCAAAGGAGATAAAGAATAACGAAAACAGAGTTTCGTTGACCCCAGCAGGGGCTGCAGAGATGATCAAATATGGTCACACAGTTTATGTACAACATACTGCAGGTATGGGTAGCGGTTTTGAAGATGAGGAGTATGAGAAAGCTGGAGCAACCATTCTTCCTACTATCGAAGAGGTTTATGGCATTGCCGAGATGATTATCAAGGTAAAAGAGCCTATTGAACCAGAGTATGCTTTGATTAAAGAGGGCCAGTTAGTATATACTTATTTCCACTTTGCGTCGTGTGAGCCATTAACACATGCTATGATTCAGCAGAAAGGTGTTTGTTTGGCTTATGAGACTGTAGAGTTAGAGGATCGTTCGTTGCCTTTATTGGTTCCTATGTCGGAAGTAGCAGGAAGAATGTCTATCCAAGAAGGAGCGAAGTATTTAGAGAAGCTTTTTGGTGGACGTGGTGTTTTAATGGGGGGTGTTGCAGGAGTGCCACCTGCAAAGGTCTTAGTTATTGGTGGAGGTATTGTAGGTACGGAAGCTGCTAAGATGGCTGCTGGTTTAGGTGCGGATGTTACGATTATGGATGTCAACTTGAAGCGTTTACGCTATTTGGATGATGTGATGCCAGCTAACGTTAAGACGATGATGTCCAACGAATATAATATTCGTGAGATGGCAAAAACACATGATGTGATAGTGGGTGCTGTTCTTATTCCTGGTGCCGTTGCTCCGAATTTGATCACAAGAGATATGTTACCTACGATGCAGGCTGGTACTGTATTGGTAGATGTAGCGATTGATCAAGGAGGTTGTATTGAAACAACTCGTCCAACAACACATGATAATCCAGTATTTGAGATTGATGGTGTAATTCATTACTCGGTAGCTAATATGCCAGGTGCTGTTCCAAGAACATCGACTTTGGCACTGACAAATGCGACATTACCTTATGCGATTAAGTTAGCAAATAAGGGATGGAAGCAGGCATGTAAGGAGGATAAAGCCTTGAAGCTCGGATTGAATGTTGTGGATGGTAAAGTGGTTTATCAGGGTGTTGCAGATGCCTTCGACTTACCAATGTATGATGTGGAAGAATTTTTGAATGAAGAGATGGTTCTAAATTAG